A single genomic interval of Mustelus asterias chromosome 13, sMusAst1.hap1.1, whole genome shotgun sequence harbors:
- the LOC144502942 gene encoding uncharacterized protein LOC144502942 isoform X1 — translation MVVRRGRSSSGLRSLPLSRKLSYFDGEFEKLYRSRLLPASASDRSRVLEALLRCGPPASRIRAAAAGGGRGTRVAFAAGVLLLLGCLLLCSRRGSSFLSYCGRALLIQLLPYWDWTLYSNSDCLIRNPYYFEKGLDSLQLTDCISVCQKHPTVESLHKVDPKVVLQNYLRQNLPLKITDGAEKWVAQREFTVPFLTQLYSDHPALQDTKVCSYWDSHHSLENSPGAFLEKVHRKRLVRWAIQWKNCNKTAAKVIRAFYQRPYFLPPVVELAESNWLLMASREENGVMEDTFVKVRDHDGDLLMWIAQLQGTFEVQLLPKDICASKCTHYTLQLSPGETVAVPLQMWEVQYRPFSSVAIGLAATGNWLQDPR, via the exons atggtGGTTCGCCGGGGCAGGAGCTCCTCGGGGCTGCGCTCGCTGCCCTTGTCCAGGAAGCTCTCCTACTTTGACGGCGAGTTCGAGAAGCTGTACCGGAGCCGGCTGCTGCCTGCCTCCGCCTCGGACCGCAGCCGGGTGCTGGAAGCCTTGCTCCGCTGCGGTCCCCCTGCCTCCCGCATCCGGGCTGCTGCTGCTGGCGGCGGCCGCGGCACCAGGGTCGCTTTCGCCGCCGGCGTCCTCCTCTTGCTGGGCTGCCTCCTGCTTTGCAGCCGCCGCGGCTCCAGCTTCCTGAGTTACTGCGGCCGGGCTCTGCTCATTCAG TTGCTGCCTTACTGGGACTGGACGTTATACTCCAACAGTGACTGCTTGATCAGGAACCCCTATTACTTTGAGAAAGGCCTAGATTCTTTACAGCTCACAGACTGCATCAGT GTATGCCAAAAACACCCTACAGTGGAATCTCTCCACAAGGTGGATCCAAAAGTTGTTCTCCAAAATTACCTGCGTCAGAATCTGCCCCTCAAAATAACAGATGGAGCTGAAAAATGGGTTGCACAGAGAGAGTTTACGGTACCATTCCTAACTCAG TTATACAGTGATCATCCAGCACTGCAGGACACAAAGGTCTGCAGTTATTGGGACTCTCATCACTCGCTGGAGAATAGTCCTGGTGCCTTCTTAGAAAAGGTCCATCGAAAGAGACTTGTGCGGTGGGCAATTCAGTG GAAGAATTGCAACAAAACAGCTGCAAAAGTGATCCGTGCATTTTATCAGCGACCCTACTTCCTCCCTCCGGTAGTGGAATTGGCAGAGTCCAACTGGTTGCTGATGGCATCACGAGAAGAGAATGGCGTCATGGAAGACACATTTGTAAAG gtgaGAGATCATGATGGGGACCTGTTGATGTGGATTGCTCAGCTACAGGGGACCTTTGAGGTTCAACTTTTACCTAAGGACATATGTGCAAGCAAATGTAcccattatacactgcagctttcacctggagagacag TTGCTGTACCACTTCAGATGTGGGAGGTTCAGTATCGTCCTTTCAGTTCTGTTGCCATTGGACTTGCTGCAACAGGAAACTGGCTTCAAGATCCCAGGTAA
- the LOC144502942 gene encoding uncharacterized protein LOC144502942 isoform X2, translating into MVVRRGRSSSGLRSLPLSRKLSYFDGEFEKLYRSRLLPASASDRSRVLEALLRCGPPASRIRAAAAGGGRGTRVAFAAGVLLLLGCLLLCSRRGSSFLSYCGRALLIQLLPYWDWTLYSNSDCLIRNPYYFEKGLDSLQLTDCISVCQKHPTVESLHKVDPKVVLQNYLRQNLPLKITDGAEKWVAQREFTVPFLTQLYSDHPALQDTKVCSYWDSHHSLENSPGAFLEKVHRKRLVRWAIQWKNCNKTAAKVIRAFYQRPYFLPPVVELAESNWLLMASREENGVMEDTFVKLLYHFRCGRFSIVLSVLLPLDLLQQETGFKIPGNMPEAIPQDNIWRQGI; encoded by the exons atggtGGTTCGCCGGGGCAGGAGCTCCTCGGGGCTGCGCTCGCTGCCCTTGTCCAGGAAGCTCTCCTACTTTGACGGCGAGTTCGAGAAGCTGTACCGGAGCCGGCTGCTGCCTGCCTCCGCCTCGGACCGCAGCCGGGTGCTGGAAGCCTTGCTCCGCTGCGGTCCCCCTGCCTCCCGCATCCGGGCTGCTGCTGCTGGCGGCGGCCGCGGCACCAGGGTCGCTTTCGCCGCCGGCGTCCTCCTCTTGCTGGGCTGCCTCCTGCTTTGCAGCCGCCGCGGCTCCAGCTTCCTGAGTTACTGCGGCCGGGCTCTGCTCATTCAG TTGCTGCCTTACTGGGACTGGACGTTATACTCCAACAGTGACTGCTTGATCAGGAACCCCTATTACTTTGAGAAAGGCCTAGATTCTTTACAGCTCACAGACTGCATCAGT GTATGCCAAAAACACCCTACAGTGGAATCTCTCCACAAGGTGGATCCAAAAGTTGTTCTCCAAAATTACCTGCGTCAGAATCTGCCCCTCAAAATAACAGATGGAGCTGAAAAATGGGTTGCACAGAGAGAGTTTACGGTACCATTCCTAACTCAG TTATACAGTGATCATCCAGCACTGCAGGACACAAAGGTCTGCAGTTATTGGGACTCTCATCACTCGCTGGAGAATAGTCCTGGTGCCTTCTTAGAAAAGGTCCATCGAAAGAGACTTGTGCGGTGGGCAATTCAGTG GAAGAATTGCAACAAAACAGCTGCAAAAGTGATCCGTGCATTTTATCAGCGACCCTACTTCCTCCCTCCGGTAGTGGAATTGGCAGAGTCCAACTGGTTGCTGATGGCATCACGAGAAGAGAATGGCGTCATGGAAGACACATTTGTAAAG TTGCTGTACCACTTCAGATGTGGGAGGTTCAGTATCGTCCTTTCAGTTCTGTTGCCATTGGACTTGCTGCAACAGGAAACTGGCTTCAAGATCCCAGGTAATATGCCAGAAGCGATTCCACAAGACAATATATGGCGTCAAGGAATCTAG